In Caproicibacterium amylolyticum, a genomic segment contains:
- a CDS encoding Rqc2 family fibronectin-binding protein: MALDGAFLRHIKKELETALLGTKVDKIYQPNHDELFLFMRSKEGTQKLLLSARANSARIHLVSTTPENPKYPPMLCMLLRKRLAGARLVQIRQPGLERVLLLDFDGTNELGDTVRLTLAMEIMGRYSNVIFIDGNGKIIDALKRVDAEMSSERLVLPGLTYHLPPPQEKLCLLDAEPEQILDRIQSLPAEMELQKALLRTLQGVSPVVCREIQFQTGRGQDVTIHTMPDEQKARCTCALQALQNTVLKISGQPVMAVGSVKPLDFSFLSILQYGSAAKDVTKASFSELLDAFYGDRDRIDRMRVKSQDLLRILTTASDRLSRKINNQHAELQHCEKRDEMRICGDLLNANLYRVQKGSSSIQLENFYEPNLPLLTIKLDPALSPSQNAQKYYKIYRKARTAQEVLTVQIAGAEQELAYLDSVFEELSRAEMERDLNEIRSELAEQGYIRRQKGKRQKEQITQPLHFQTSDGFSVLVGRNNRQNDQLTLKQAHKNDVWFHTQKIPGSHVILATDGKEPTETALAEAAGLAAYHSRGKDSAQVPVDYTLVRYVSKPQGAKPGMVIYVNQKTLYVTPDEEFVKSCEIHSK, encoded by the coding sequence ATGGCACTGGATGGCGCTTTCCTAAGACACATAAAAAAAGAACTTGAAACTGCACTGCTTGGAACAAAAGTGGACAAAATTTATCAGCCCAATCACGATGAATTATTTTTATTCATGCGCAGCAAAGAGGGCACGCAGAAATTGCTGCTTTCCGCAAGGGCCAATAGCGCTCGCATTCACCTCGTCAGCACCACACCAGAAAACCCAAAGTATCCACCTATGCTGTGCATGCTTCTGCGCAAGCGGCTGGCTGGTGCGCGACTGGTTCAAATCCGACAGCCCGGACTGGAGCGTGTTCTGCTTCTGGACTTTGACGGTACAAATGAGTTGGGGGATACCGTGCGGCTGACCCTTGCTATGGAAATTATGGGTCGCTACAGCAATGTCATCTTTATTGATGGAAATGGAAAAATCATTGATGCGCTCAAGCGAGTAGATGCCGAAATGAGCTCCGAACGTCTGGTACTGCCGGGACTCACTTACCATCTGCCTCCACCGCAGGAAAAGCTGTGTCTGCTGGATGCTGAACCAGAGCAGATTCTAGACCGTATCCAGTCTTTGCCGGCGGAAATGGAACTGCAAAAGGCACTGCTGCGCACACTACAGGGGGTTTCACCAGTTGTTTGCCGTGAAATTCAGTTTCAGACAGGCAGGGGACAAGATGTAACGATTCATACCATGCCTGATGAACAAAAGGCACGCTGCACCTGTGCTTTGCAGGCACTGCAAAACACAGTACTGAAAATTTCCGGGCAGCCGGTTATGGCAGTTGGCTCGGTAAAGCCGCTTGATTTTTCATTTTTATCGATTCTGCAGTATGGTTCTGCGGCAAAGGATGTGACAAAGGCCTCATTTTCCGAACTTCTGGACGCATTTTACGGTGACCGCGATCGAATTGACCGAATGCGTGTAAAAAGTCAGGATTTGCTGCGAATTCTGACAACAGCTTCTGATCGCTTGAGTCGAAAAATCAACAATCAGCATGCCGAACTGCAGCATTGTGAAAAACGTGATGAAATGCGTATTTGCGGTGACCTCTTGAATGCAAACCTTTATCGGGTGCAAAAGGGCAGCAGCAGTATTCAGTTGGAAAACTTCTATGAACCAAATTTACCACTGTTGACAATCAAGCTTGATCCCGCGCTGTCACCTAGCCAGAATGCGCAAAAGTATTATAAAATCTACCGCAAAGCCCGCACGGCGCAGGAAGTGCTGACCGTACAAATCGCCGGTGCCGAACAAGAGCTGGCATATCTGGATTCTGTGTTTGAGGAACTCTCCCGTGCGGAAATGGAACGTGATTTAAATGAAATTCGTTCTGAACTTGCAGAGCAAGGATACATTCGCCGTCAAAAAGGGAAGCGACAGAAAGAGCAGATAACACAACCGCTTCATTTTCAGACCAGTGATGGGTTTTCTGTACTGGTTGGCCGCAACAATCGCCAGAATGACCAACTGACACTGAAACAAGCTCATAAAAATGATGTATGGTTTCACACCCAGAAAATACCTGGATCCCATGTCATTCTGGCAACAGATGGCAAAGAACCAACTGAAACAGCATTGGCAGAGGCCGCAGGACTGGCTGCTTACCATAGTCGCGGAAAGGATTCCGCACAAGTGCCAGTTGATTACACGCTTGTGCGCTATGTCAGCAAACCACAGGGTGCAAAACCCGGCATGGTTATCTATGTAAACCAAAAAACACTTTATGTTACACCTGACGAAGAATTCGTAAAGTCCTGTGAGATTCATTCGAAATAA
- a CDS encoding Nif3-like dinuclear metal center hexameric protein produces MTTGELYDFIDAFAPFGSAMDFDNPGLLVGERSTSVQTVLFSLDITPEVITEGKNIGAQLIISHHPVIFNALKQLKTNTAPYLLAKYGIDAICAHTNLDMAPGGVNTVLAQRLQLKNVRTLSEYAPNLPEALMGELQEPLTPLPFAQQVKQQLHCDGLRYTDGKRLVKTVGLCSGGGTDLLYAAAAAGCEGFVTGESKHNLLLDAEQLQLTLIDAGHFETEDIVMEPLMQKVKEAFPKLYCIKSKVMHSPAHYI; encoded by the coding sequence ATGACAACCGGTGAATTATATGATTTTATAGACGCTTTCGCTCCATTCGGCAGCGCGATGGATTTTGATAATCCAGGACTTTTGGTAGGCGAACGAAGCACATCTGTACAAACGGTTCTTTTTTCACTTGATATAACCCCGGAAGTAATTACTGAAGGAAAAAATATCGGTGCTCAGCTGATTATAAGCCACCATCCTGTAATATTCAATGCATTAAAGCAGTTAAAAACGAATACTGCACCTTATCTTTTAGCGAAGTACGGTATTGACGCTATCTGTGCACACACCAATCTGGATATGGCACCTGGCGGTGTCAACACTGTACTGGCGCAACGGCTGCAGCTTAAAAATGTCCGTACACTTTCTGAATATGCTCCCAATTTGCCAGAAGCTTTGATGGGAGAACTTCAAGAACCACTGACGCCGCTGCCATTTGCACAGCAGGTAAAACAGCAGCTACACTGTGATGGGCTGCGGTACACTGATGGCAAGCGCCTCGTAAAAACTGTTGGTCTGTGCAGCGGCGGCGGAACAGATTTGCTTTATGCTGCCGCCGCTGCTGGGTGTGAAGGATTTGTAACAGGGGAAAGCAAGCACAATCTGCTGCTGGACGCTGAGCAGCTGCAGCTTACCCTGATAGATGCGGGGCATTTTGAAACCGAAGATATTGTAATGGAACCGCTGATGCAAAAAGTCAAAGAAGCATTTCCGAAGCTGTACTGTATTAAAAGCAAAGTAATGCACAGCCCCGCACATTACATTTAA
- a CDS encoding class I SAM-dependent methyltransferase, with protein MLEHSLNLGSRLRLCASFVRPQIQLCDVGTDHAYLPIWLMQQHKITSALACDIRKGPLDCAKANIAQYHLEQYIATRMSDGLTAVHANEADDITVAGMGGDLIARIVAEANWLRNPQKRLILQPMTKPSHLRRAMADNGFALLREEAVYDEHRVYTAMLYQYDPQHAALQPEKAYTGALSGKTDAEKEYLSRQSVYLQNRLNGFLHTGKAKEAEALHNALQIIQGLINSPKSGEQNDNR; from the coding sequence ATGTTAGAACATTCTCTAAATTTGGGCAGCAGACTGCGCCTTTGTGCTTCTTTCGTGCGTCCTCAAATTCAGCTGTGCGACGTTGGTACTGACCATGCGTATCTGCCTATCTGGTTAATGCAGCAGCATAAAATCACTTCTGCACTGGCCTGCGATATACGAAAAGGTCCACTGGACTGTGCAAAAGCAAATATTGCGCAATATCATTTGGAGCAGTACATCGCTACACGCATGTCAGATGGACTGACTGCTGTTCATGCAAACGAAGCGGATGATATTACCGTGGCCGGCATGGGCGGAGACTTAATTGCACGTATTGTTGCAGAAGCAAATTGGCTGCGGAATCCGCAAAAACGGCTGATTCTGCAACCAATGACTAAGCCATCTCATCTGCGTCGTGCCATGGCAGACAACGGATTTGCACTTTTGCGTGAAGAGGCCGTTTACGACGAACATCGGGTTTACACAGCAATGCTGTATCAATACGACCCGCAGCACGCTGCTTTACAACCTGAAAAAGCTTACACTGGGGCACTCAGCGGTAAAACGGATGCTGAAAAGGAATATCTTTCACGACAAAGCGTATATTTGCAAAACCGACTGAATGGTTTTCTGCATACTGGAAAGGCAAAAGAAGCAGAAGCATTGCATAATGCTCTTCAAATAATACAAGGGCTTATAAACAGTCCGAAATCAGGTGAACAGAATGACAACCGGTGA
- a CDS encoding DUF1858 domain-containing protein, which yields MVVTKDTVIGEILDADNSTAPFFMQMGMHCLGCPASRGESLADACAVHGVDVEEMIEVLNQHLAKQQ from the coding sequence ATGGTAGTAACAAAAGATACTGTAATCGGTGAAATTCTGGATGCAGACAACTCCACTGCTCCTTTCTTTATGCAGATGGGTATGCATTGTCTGGGCTGCCCTGCTTCCCGCGGGGAGTCTTTAGCAGATGCCTGTGCGGTTCACGGCGTTGACGTTGAAGAAATGATTGAAGTTTTGAATCAGCATCTGGCAAAACAGCAATAA
- a CDS encoding zinc-ribbon domain containing protein codes for MYQDKTLVCKECGAEFVFTAGEQEFYAAKGFVNEPQRCKACRDKRKNGGHQEREMFTAVCAGCGKEAKVPFKPRDDRPVYCSECFAKMREE; via the coding sequence ATGTACCAGGATAAGACTCTTGTTTGCAAAGAATGCGGCGCTGAATTTGTTTTCACCGCTGGGGAGCAGGAATTCTACGCAGCTAAAGGCTTTGTAAATGAGCCGCAGCGCTGCAAAGCCTGCCGTGACAAACGTAAAAACGGCGGCCATCAGGAACGTGAAATGTTCACCGCTGTGTGTGCTGGCTGCGGTAAAGAAGCAAAGGTTCCCTTTAAGCCGCGCGATGATCGCCCTGTTTACTGCAGCGAATGCTTTGCAAAAATGCGGGAAGAATAA
- a CDS encoding sigma-70 family RNA polymerase sigma factor, which produces MDKQYNISLTACTDSQLAVYIQKGDADAFVELTARYLDLIRAKSAPFHCTFLDRDDFCQEGLWGLYHAACTYQQGKGSSFSTYAGVCIQNHVITAYRKAITERRQPPNGFVPLSDGETFSAPDTEDPETILLSKERMENIQFSVEHILTKMEQQVLVLYLNGCSYAEIAQKMRITQKAADNALQRVRQKLRKQS; this is translated from the coding sequence GTGGACAAACAGTACAATATTTCACTTACTGCCTGCACAGACAGTCAACTTGCCGTATATATTCAAAAAGGAGATGCCGATGCCTTTGTTGAATTGACGGCACGTTATTTAGACTTGATTCGTGCGAAGTCAGCACCTTTTCACTGCACATTTCTTGACCGTGATGATTTTTGTCAGGAAGGGCTGTGGGGGCTTTATCACGCAGCGTGTACGTATCAGCAGGGGAAAGGCTCCAGTTTCTCGACATATGCGGGGGTCTGCATCCAAAACCATGTTATTACGGCATATCGTAAAGCGATAACTGAGCGGCGGCAGCCACCAAACGGTTTCGTCCCACTCAGTGATGGAGAGACTTTTTCTGCCCCCGACACAGAAGATCCAGAGACTATACTTTTGTCAAAAGAACGGATGGAAAATATTCAGTTCTCTGTGGAGCATATTTTAACAAAAATGGAGCAACAAGTACTGGTGCTGTATTTAAACGGATGCAGTTATGCTGAAATTGCTCAAAAAATGAGGATTACTCAAAAAGCAGCTGACAATGCTTTGCAGCGTGTCCGACAAAAACTACGGAAACAGTCATAA
- a CDS encoding YifB family Mg chelatase-like AAA ATPase has translation MVTQIYSMGLYGMEAFPVLVESDISRALPSFDMVGLPDAAVKESKDRVRSAMKNCGYAFPEGKVTINLAPADKRKEGPIYDLPLFITILKATGQLTADPGRSIFVGELSLNGDLRPIRGVLPMTIGAQENGFTRIFVPAENAAEAAAVENVQVYPIKNVCELIAFLNNEKHIDAAKPVPPTQNQFDHTLDFADVRGQVQSKRGLEIAAAGGHNVLLIGPPGSGKSMLAKRLPSILPEMTLNERMETTKIHSIAGALPNDTSLISVRPFRAPHHTISPSGLSGGGSIPRPGELSLAHNGVLFLDELPEFARSTMEVLRQPIEDGVVTISRVSGTVTYPCSVMLVAAMNPCPCGYFGHPTRKCTCKPDQVNRYLNRVSGPLLDRLDLHIEVPPVDFESLSGEQKAEPSAEIRKRVNAARAVQNERFQGTNITCNARITPDILNDACRLSPTGKELLKAAFEKLGLSARAYDRVLKVARTIADLAGSKDIEAEHAAESVQYRSLDRKYWERR, from the coding sequence ATGGTAACACAAATTTATAGTATGGGGCTCTATGGAATGGAAGCCTTTCCGGTCTTGGTAGAATCAGATATTTCCAGAGCACTTCCGTCATTTGATATGGTAGGGCTGCCGGATGCGGCGGTTAAAGAGTCAAAAGACCGTGTTCGATCTGCTATGAAAAACTGCGGCTATGCTTTTCCGGAAGGAAAGGTAACGATTAATCTGGCTCCTGCTGATAAGCGTAAAGAGGGCCCGATTTATGATTTACCGCTTTTTATTACAATTTTAAAAGCCACCGGTCAGCTTACAGCTGATCCGGGACGCAGTATTTTTGTAGGTGAATTGTCGCTGAATGGCGACCTTCGTCCTATACGGGGCGTGCTTCCAATGACCATTGGAGCGCAGGAAAATGGTTTCACGCGCATTTTTGTTCCTGCAGAAAATGCTGCAGAAGCTGCTGCAGTAGAAAATGTGCAGGTTTACCCTATCAAAAATGTTTGTGAATTGATTGCTTTTTTAAACAATGAAAAGCACATTGATGCCGCAAAACCGGTTCCTCCCACACAAAATCAGTTTGACCACACACTGGATTTTGCGGATGTAAGAGGTCAAGTTCAGTCAAAACGCGGCTTGGAGATAGCAGCGGCTGGCGGTCACAATGTACTGTTGATTGGCCCACCCGGTTCCGGAAAAAGTATGCTGGCAAAGCGCCTGCCGTCAATCTTGCCGGAAATGACACTTAACGAGCGAATGGAAACGACGAAAATTCATTCTATTGCAGGTGCACTTCCCAACGACACTTCCCTGATTAGTGTTCGCCCATTTCGTGCACCACATCACACAATTTCTCCCTCTGGCCTTTCCGGCGGCGGTTCTATTCCCCGACCCGGTGAATTGTCTCTTGCTCATAACGGTGTGCTGTTTTTAGACGAACTTCCTGAGTTCGCCAGAAGCACGATGGAAGTTTTGCGGCAGCCGATTGAGGACGGTGTGGTGACAATTTCACGTGTCAGCGGCACGGTTACATACCCCTGCTCCGTTATGCTGGTGGCTGCAATGAACCCCTGCCCATGCGGCTATTTCGGGCATCCTACACGCAAGTGTACCTGCAAGCCAGACCAAGTGAATCGCTACCTCAACCGCGTGAGCGGTCCCCTGCTCGACCGGCTTGACCTCCACATAGAAGTGCCGCCTGTTGACTTTGAATCGCTGTCAGGCGAACAGAAGGCCGAACCAAGCGCAGAGATACGGAAGCGCGTAAACGCGGCGCGGGCGGTGCAGAACGAGCGTTTTCAAGGCACGAACATTACTTGCAACGCACGCATTACACCGGATATTTTGAATGATGCCTGCCGCCTTTCCCCCACCGGTAAAGAGCTGCTCAAAGCCGCGTTTGAAAAGCTCGGTCTGTCGGCCAGAGCCTATGACCGCGTGCTGAAGGTGGCACGCACGATAGCTGACCTTGCAGGTTCTAAAGATATTGAAGCAGAACACGCCGCCGAATCGGTACAGTACCGTAGCCTTGACCGCAAGTACTGGGAGCGGCGATAA
- a CDS encoding putative bacteriocin export ABC transporter → MDNICQMEHITKRFGEKVVLDDFSLCVKAGEMLCIAGVSGSGKSTILNIIGMFEGADSGEISLFGQSQPKLNSKKGRALLQSKVFYLFQNYALVDDRDVSYNLDIPLMMAKKTKKEKEILKEQALEKVGLSVPLSQKIYQLSGGEQQRVSLARGFLRPFDLLLADEPTGSLDTDNRDVIFHLLEQFHTDGKTIIIVSHDPYIIEHCPRTVKLNTEKSAKNEQN, encoded by the coding sequence ATGGACAACATTTGCCAGATGGAACATATTACAAAACGCTTCGGAGAAAAGGTGGTGCTGGATGACTTTTCACTGTGTGTAAAAGCTGGTGAGATGCTGTGCATCGCCGGAGTCAGCGGTAGTGGAAAAAGCACGATTTTGAACATCATTGGGATGTTTGAAGGTGCAGACAGCGGGGAAATTTCTCTGTTTGGGCAATCCCAGCCAAAATTGAACAGCAAAAAAGGTCGCGCACTGCTTCAGTCTAAAGTGTTTTACTTGTTTCAAAACTACGCACTGGTGGATGACAGAGATGTTTCTTACAATTTAGATATTCCTTTAATGATGGCAAAAAAGACAAAGAAAGAAAAAGAAATTTTAAAAGAACAGGCTCTGGAGAAAGTAGGGCTTTCTGTTCCACTTTCTCAGAAAATATATCAACTATCAGGCGGTGAGCAGCAGCGAGTTTCGCTTGCCAGAGGCTTTTTGCGGCCTTTTGATCTGCTCTTAGCAGATGAGCCAACCGGTTCTTTGGATACGGATAACCGTGATGTAATTTTTCATTTACTGGAACAGTTTCATACAGACGGAAAGACAATCATTATTGTTTCGCATGATCCATATATTATTGAGCATTGTCCAAGAACAGTAAAATTGAACACTGAAAAATCTGCGAAAAATGAGCAGAATTAA